Proteins encoded in a region of the Osmerus mordax isolate fOsmMor3 chromosome 17, fOsmMor3.pri, whole genome shotgun sequence genome:
- the parpbp gene encoding PCNA-interacting partner isoform X2, protein MAILEESLKTMVRIFRRECHRVLDSERTTILGANEILMVLQLVIADVNKQECGEFSVVLSEVLMIWKYLLCDKLHLPHNDSPRPENYDLIRRAYESFLKRTNTVDLIDIQSMYKQLNVDSDPGETLSSIQLFQFLTGNAETGDLRDSTVPLTPSSKSRPCSTQVKKVMRMVFCSYLNLLVNTKNDIALAHILDTPNRSLGRAAFTNLKHAARDKDTSLFLAVTSFVRAIQLGGRGYAPAESDPLRKHLKGLSDFVHFMDNLDEILGDNPDPSIAGIRLVTSIRAALVKGRSRDDMVYSAAEETARDLQERIQQIHQTRKKTASGTGISPARPKAYAINHATALGGRETVKVLMALLDEEALVPPCRNKADLLSEDLAVLTEAEETCMLTLFRSPAAPSVSSPKPLANRVQDRQESFKPKVAKLVIRSQFACTYLDEELPLNRVLEFPSTSQVPTCVHPAPKRTITTVPDEGDWEPKTTSAVEDPGTEVNTESVRKERGRPLGQRCGNAPERLVVQSRKKPTSQTAVKACKRKQVDGNEDDSSENQPPQKKPSITVSKKMPVKNAPKAPGKKKLISGQGKLTSFFRV, encoded by the exons ATGGCGATTTTGGAGGAGAGTCTGAAGACAATGGTGAGAATCTTTAGAAGAGAATGTCACCGAGTTCTGGACTCGGAGAGGACAACTATTTTGGGAGCAAATGAAATATTGATGGTTTTACAACTTGTCATAGCAGACGTCAATAAACAG GAGTGTGGAGAGTTTAGTGTGGTGCTGAGTGAAGTTCTGATGATCTGGAAATACTTACTGTGTGACAAGCTTCACCTACCCCACAACGACTCCCCACGCCCAGAGAACTATGACCTCATTCGGAGAGCGTACGAATCCTTTCTGAAACGGACAAACACTGTGGACCTGATTGATATCCAGTCTATGTACAAACAGCTGAACGTCGACTCAGACCCAGGGGAGACTTTGAGCTCA ATCCAGCTGTTCCAGTTTCTGACAGGTAATGCAGAGACTGGTGATCTGAGGGATTCCACAGTCCCTTTAACTCCATCAAGCAAGTCAAGGCCATGCAGCACACAG GTTAAAAAGGTAATGAGGATGGTGTTCTGCTCATACTTAAATCTGCTAGTCAACACCAAGAATGACATAGCTTTAGCACACATTCTTGATACACCTAATCGTTCGCTTGGACGCGCAGCATTTACCAACCTCAAGCATGCAGCACGGGACAAGGACACATCACTCTTCCTG GCCGTGACCTCTTTCGTAAGGGCCATccagctgggggggagaggctaTGCCCCAGCTGAGTCTGATCCACTGAGGAAACACTTGAAAGGACTGTCCGACTTTGTCCATTTCATGGACAACTTGGACGAGATACTGGGAGATAACCCTGACCCCAG TATTGCGGGAATAAGACTAGTGACCAGTATTCGAGCAGCTCTTGTGAAGGGCCGCAGCAGGGATGATATGGTGTATTCTGCAGCAGAGGAGACTGCCAGGGACCTGCAGGAGAGGATCCAGCAGATCCATCAGACCCGGAAAAAGACGGCTAGTGGAACAGGGATAAGTCCAGCCAGG CCCAAAGCATATGCGATCAACCACGCCACCGCGTTAGGTGGGCGGGAGACAGTGAAGGTCCTGATGGCACTGCTTGATGAGGAGGCCCTGGTCCCGCCGTGCAGGAACAAGGCAGACCTGCTGTCTGAGGACCTGGCTGTCCTCACTGAGGCAGAGGAGACCTGCATGCTCACACTGTTCAG atctcctgcagctccttcGGTGTCTTCTCCAAAGCCGCTGGCCAACCGTGTCCAGGATCGTCAAGAATCCTTTAAACCCAAG gtcGCTAAACTGGTCATTAGGTCCCAGTTTGCCTGTACCTATCTGGATGAGGAGCTGCCCCTGAACCGCGTGCTGGAGTTCCCCAGCACCAGCCAGGTCCCCACCTGTGTGCACCCTGCCCCCAAACGGACCATCACCACAGTACCAGATGAGGGAGACTGGGAGCCAAAAACCACCTCTGCTGTGGAGGACCCGGGCACAG AGGTGAACACAGAGTCTGTGAGGAAGGAGCGAGGACGTCCACTTGGGCAAAGGTGTGGAAATGCCCCTGAGAGGCTGGTTGTCCAGAGCAGGAAGAAGCCCACCAGCCAGACAGCAGTCAAAGCTTGTAAGAGGAAGCAGGTGGATGGAAATGAAGATGACAGCTCGGAGAACCAGCCCCCTCAGAAGAAGCCATCCATAACAGTCTCAAAGAAGATGCCTgtgaaaaatgcccccaaagCCCCTGGTAAAAAGAAGCTGATTTCAGGGCAGGGCAAGCTTACCAGCTTCTTCAGAGTGTGA
- the parpbp gene encoding PCNA-interacting partner isoform X1, translating to MAILEESLKTMVRIFRRECHRVLDSERTTILGANEILMVLQLVIADVNKQECGEFSVVLSEVLMIWKYLLCDKLHLPHNDSPRPENYDLIRRAYESFLKRTNTVDLIDIQSMYKQLNVDSDPGETLSSIQLFQFLTGNAETGDLRDSTVPLTPSSKSRPCSTQVKKVMRMVFCSYLNLLVNTKNDIALAHILDTPNRSLGRAAFTNLKHAARDKDTSLFLAVTSFVRAIQLGGRGYAPAESDPLRKHLKGLSDFVHFMDNLDEILGDNPDPSIAGIRLVTSIRAALVKGRSRDDMVYSAAEETARDLQERIQQIHQTRKKTASGTGISPARPKAYAINHATALGGRETVKVLMALLDEEALVPPCRNKADLLSEDLAVLTEAEETCMLTLFRSPAAPSVSSPKPLANRVQDRQESFKPKVAKLVIRSQFACTYLDEELPLNRVLEFPSTSQVPTCVHPAPKRTITTVPDEGDWEPKTTSAVEDPGTAEVNTESVRKERGRPLGQRCGNAPERLVVQSRKKPTSQTAVKACKRKQVDGNEDDSSENQPPQKKPSITVSKKMPVKNAPKAPGKKKLISGQGKLTSFFRV from the exons ATGGCGATTTTGGAGGAGAGTCTGAAGACAATGGTGAGAATCTTTAGAAGAGAATGTCACCGAGTTCTGGACTCGGAGAGGACAACTATTTTGGGAGCAAATGAAATATTGATGGTTTTACAACTTGTCATAGCAGACGTCAATAAACAG GAGTGTGGAGAGTTTAGTGTGGTGCTGAGTGAAGTTCTGATGATCTGGAAATACTTACTGTGTGACAAGCTTCACCTACCCCACAACGACTCCCCACGCCCAGAGAACTATGACCTCATTCGGAGAGCGTACGAATCCTTTCTGAAACGGACAAACACTGTGGACCTGATTGATATCCAGTCTATGTACAAACAGCTGAACGTCGACTCAGACCCAGGGGAGACTTTGAGCTCA ATCCAGCTGTTCCAGTTTCTGACAGGTAATGCAGAGACTGGTGATCTGAGGGATTCCACAGTCCCTTTAACTCCATCAAGCAAGTCAAGGCCATGCAGCACACAG GTTAAAAAGGTAATGAGGATGGTGTTCTGCTCATACTTAAATCTGCTAGTCAACACCAAGAATGACATAGCTTTAGCACACATTCTTGATACACCTAATCGTTCGCTTGGACGCGCAGCATTTACCAACCTCAAGCATGCAGCACGGGACAAGGACACATCACTCTTCCTG GCCGTGACCTCTTTCGTAAGGGCCATccagctgggggggagaggctaTGCCCCAGCTGAGTCTGATCCACTGAGGAAACACTTGAAAGGACTGTCCGACTTTGTCCATTTCATGGACAACTTGGACGAGATACTGGGAGATAACCCTGACCCCAG TATTGCGGGAATAAGACTAGTGACCAGTATTCGAGCAGCTCTTGTGAAGGGCCGCAGCAGGGATGATATGGTGTATTCTGCAGCAGAGGAGACTGCCAGGGACCTGCAGGAGAGGATCCAGCAGATCCATCAGACCCGGAAAAAGACGGCTAGTGGAACAGGGATAAGTCCAGCCAGG CCCAAAGCATATGCGATCAACCACGCCACCGCGTTAGGTGGGCGGGAGACAGTGAAGGTCCTGATGGCACTGCTTGATGAGGAGGCCCTGGTCCCGCCGTGCAGGAACAAGGCAGACCTGCTGTCTGAGGACCTGGCTGTCCTCACTGAGGCAGAGGAGACCTGCATGCTCACACTGTTCAG atctcctgcagctccttcGGTGTCTTCTCCAAAGCCGCTGGCCAACCGTGTCCAGGATCGTCAAGAATCCTTTAAACCCAAG gtcGCTAAACTGGTCATTAGGTCCCAGTTTGCCTGTACCTATCTGGATGAGGAGCTGCCCCTGAACCGCGTGCTGGAGTTCCCCAGCACCAGCCAGGTCCCCACCTGTGTGCACCCTGCCCCCAAACGGACCATCACCACAGTACCAGATGAGGGAGACTGGGAGCCAAAAACCACCTCTGCTGTGGAGGACCCGGGCACAG CAGAGGTGAACACAGAGTCTGTGAGGAAGGAGCGAGGACGTCCACTTGGGCAAAGGTGTGGAAATGCCCCTGAGAGGCTGGTTGTCCAGAGCAGGAAGAAGCCCACCAGCCAGACAGCAGTCAAAGCTTGTAAGAGGAAGCAGGTGGATGGAAATGAAGATGACAGCTCGGAGAACCAGCCCCCTCAGAAGAAGCCATCCATAACAGTCTCAAAGAAGATGCCTgtgaaaaatgcccccaaagCCCCTGGTAAAAAGAAGCTGATTTCAGGGCAGGGCAAGCTTACCAGCTTCTTCAGAGTGTGA
- the pmch gene encoding pro-MCH, producing the protein MISFHSAMFTLVLLCELSAHTVCQGEPTGKLEEAWMERQNLNSMLDDEAMAEPSLHVPAYRQSSIQDNRLEDEDGTPKIIVLSDIGLKRHSRRGLNSARAPPLLTERSTDQTPAEYNLRIERREADLDMLRCMIGRVYRPCWQS; encoded by the exons ATGATCTCCTTCCACTCAGCCATGTTCACTCTGGTGCTCCTCTGTGAGCTCAGCGCCCACACCGTCTGCCAGGGCGAACCAACAGGGAAGCTGGAAGAAGCTTGGATGGAGCGGCAGAACTTGAATTCGATGCTGGATGATGAGGCGATGGCTGAGCCTTCCCTCCATGTGCCTGCGTACAGGCAGAGCTCCATCCAGGACAACAGACTGGAAGATGAAGATGGAACCCCCAAGATCATCGTCCTCTCA GATATCGGATTGAAACGACACAGCAGACGGGGCCTGAACTCTGCTCGCGCTCCCCCTCTTCTCACAGAGCGCAGCACAGACCAAACTCCAGCTGAATACAACCTGAGAATTGAGCGCAGGGAGGCAGATCTCGACA TGCTCCGATGTATGATAGGAAGAGTCTACCGCCCCTGCTGGCAGTCCTAA